The following are encoded in a window of Candidatus Margulisiibacteriota bacterium genomic DNA:
- the rpmB gene encoding 50S ribosomal protein L28 — MSRKCFICAKKPIVGHTVSHSNHKTIRLFKPNLQSINILVEGKRRKENVCTKCLKAGKVQKALARG, encoded by the coding sequence ATGAGTCGAAAGTGTTTTATCTGCGCTAAAAAACCGATCGTCGGCCACACGGTCTCGCATTCCAACCACAAGACCATCCGGTTGTTCAAGCCTAATCTGCAGTCAATCAACATCCTGGTCGAGGGGAAAAGACGGAAAGAGAACGTCTGCACCAAATGCCTGAAAGCGGGGAAGGTCCAAAAAGCTTTAGCGCGCGGCTAA
- a CDS encoding phosphodiester glycosidase family protein encodes MQCQKTCLIVNGGFFEPDGSPTGLLIEGGRQRAPLSNRALMSGTFMVKNGLFQMIRSGDYIADPGISFAVQNGPMLVEPGPRFGIVRNDLNRQPRTIIALDRAGCAHLVVLKTPVSLFVSQYIVARVVRNISYALNLDGGPSSYIYYNDGKKQVSFGDPTIPAYFIKIALQ; translated from the coding sequence ATGCAGTGCCAAAAAACCTGCCTGATCGTTAACGGCGGTTTTTTTGAGCCGGACGGATCGCCGACCGGCTTGTTGATCGAGGGCGGCAGACAGCGGGCCCCCTTATCCAATCGGGCTTTGATGTCCGGGACATTTATGGTCAAAAACGGGCTGTTTCAAATGATAAGGTCGGGTGATTATATTGCCGATCCCGGCATTTCTTTTGCAGTCCAAAATGGACCAATGCTGGTTGAGCCCGGCCCAAGATTCGGCATCGTCAGAAACGACCTGAACAGGCAGCCGAGAACGATCATCGCCCTTGATCGGGCCGGTTGCGCTCATCTAGTTGTATTAAAAACGCCCGTTTCCTTATTCGTCAGTCAGTATATTGTTGCCAGAGTGGTGAGAAATATCAGTTACGCCCTCAACCTTGACGGGGGGCCCTCGTCTTATATTTATTATAATGACGGCAAAAAACAAGTATCATTTGGCGACCCAACTATCCCCGCTTATTTCATAAAGATCGCCCTCCAATAA
- the fliJ gene encoding flagellar export protein FliJ — protein MAKPKPGKKFKYDLTAVLKVREIKERKEQEKFAEKNQAYVKEKEQEAKLAAEKRGKEEDLRNVFRKGPISDFSKVMRRRAHLDVLKDDLDQQVERVIEASKKLEEQRVHLVEAMKDKKIMEKHKEKKLEEYKKIMNDLETKFMDEIATQRFKRGKVD, from the coding sequence ATGGCTAAACCAAAACCTGGCAAGAAATTTAAATACGACCTCACGGCCGTCCTGAAAGTGCGCGAGATCAAGGAGCGCAAAGAACAGGAGAAATTCGCCGAAAAGAACCAGGCCTACGTCAAGGAGAAAGAGCAGGAGGCCAAACTGGCGGCTGAGAAGCGCGGCAAGGAAGAGGACCTGCGCAACGTTTTCCGGAAAGGGCCGATCTCTGATTTTTCCAAGGTGATGCGCCGCCGCGCCCACCTTGACGTGCTGAAAGACGATCTTGACCAGCAAGTCGAGCGGGTGATCGAGGCGAGCAAGAAGCTGGAAGAGCAACGGGTCCACCTGGTCGAGGCGATGAAGGACAAGAAGATCATGGAGAAGCACAAGGAAAAAAAGTTGGAAGAATACAAGAAGATCATGAACGATCTAGAGACGAAGTTCATGGACGAGATCGCGACGCAAAGATTTAAGCGCGGGAAAGTAGACTGA
- the fliI gene encoding flagellar protein export ATPase FliI yields the protein MSPALDLGKYQRAVEKAEMVKVIGKVVQVVGLIIEAQVGGVSVGDLCSIRIEKENRDSFAEVVGFKENRVLLMPLGSTSGISPGSQVVPAGHPLKVRVGWDLLGRILGGLGEPIDGKGSLVGETDYPLDANPPDPVKRPRVTEVMRVGIRAIDGLLTIGRGQRIGIFAGSGVGKSTVMGMIARNAEAQVNVICLVGERGREVRDFIEESLGEEGLRKSVVIVATSDQPPLIRMKAAFVATAIAEFYRDSGKHVILMMDSVTRFAMSQRDIGLAAGEPPTTKGYTPSVFALLPRLMERSGTSEAGSITAFYTILVEGDDFNEPIADHARSILDGHIILSRDLAARNHYPAIDVPPSVSRIMTNLVSDEQKAAAGKLREVLARYAEAEDLINIGAYVKGSNPKIDYALSKIDQVNDFLKQGTFEQVPFEDTVNRLLAIFH from the coding sequence ATGAGCCCGGCGCTCGATCTCGGTAAATACCAACGCGCGGTGGAAAAAGCCGAAATGGTCAAGGTGATCGGCAAGGTCGTCCAGGTGGTTGGGCTGATCATCGAGGCGCAGGTCGGCGGCGTCTCCGTTGGCGACCTCTGCAGTATCCGCATCGAAAAAGAAAACCGCGATTCTTTTGCCGAAGTGGTCGGTTTCAAGGAGAACCGCGTCCTGCTGATGCCGCTCGGTTCCACCTCCGGGATCTCGCCCGGCTCCCAGGTCGTCCCCGCCGGACACCCCTTAAAAGTGAGGGTCGGCTGGGACCTGCTGGGCCGGATCTTAGGCGGGCTGGGGGAGCCGATCGACGGCAAAGGGTCGCTGGTCGGCGAAACCGATTATCCGCTCGATGCCAATCCCCCCGATCCGGTCAAACGGCCCCGCGTGACCGAAGTGATGCGGGTCGGTATCCGGGCGATCGACGGCTTGTTGACGATCGGCCGCGGCCAGCGGATCGGTATTTTTGCCGGTTCGGGTGTCGGCAAATCGACCGTTATGGGGATGATCGCCCGCAATGCCGAGGCGCAGGTCAACGTGATCTGCCTGGTCGGCGAGCGCGGCCGCGAAGTGCGCGATTTTATCGAAGAATCGCTGGGCGAGGAAGGTTTGCGCAAGTCGGTGGTTATTGTGGCAACCTCCGATCAGCCGCCGCTGATCAGGATGAAGGCGGCCTTTGTGGCGACGGCGATCGCCGAGTTCTACCGCGACTCCGGCAAACACGTCATTTTGATGATGGATTCGGTCACCCGTTTTGCCATGTCCCAGCGCGACATTGGCCTGGCGGCCGGCGAACCGCCGACGACCAAAGGTTATACCCCGTCGGTCTTTGCCTTGCTCCCCCGGCTGATGGAACGCTCCGGCACTTCGGAAGCGGGGAGCATCACCGCTTTTTACACTATCCTGGTCGAAGGGGACGATTTCAACGAGCCGATCGCCGACCATGCCCGGTCGATCCTCGACGGCCATATTATCCTCTCGCGCGACCTGGCGGCCCGCAACCACTATCCGGCGATCGACGTGCCGCCCAGCGTCTCCAGAATTATGACCAACCTGGTTTCCGACGAGCAAAAGGCGGCGGCCGGCAAACTGCGCGAAGTACTGGCGCGCTACGCCGAGGCCGAGGACCTGATCAATATCGGGGCTTACGTCAAAGGGAGCAATCCGAAGATCGATTATGCCCTCTCCAAGATCGACCAGGTGAACGATTTCCTGAAGCAGGGGACCTTTGAACAAGTCCCCTTTGAGGACACGGTCAATCGCCTGCTGGCAATTTTCCATTAG
- a CDS encoding FliH/SctL family protein: MGLIKRDQLEERGVLVIERAPVELPKREHRVAPVAATLAGITADDLPRAKSEAQKLIEDAYNEANELREQAKEEGRLAGREEAASRIEEALATLNAAVTERKKIIKDAESELLRLSLKIAEQIIRSEVSMHRDVTLNIVSEAISRVSDREQIIVRVNREDAEYIKRYKDRLSGMLDGVKSFSVIEDANIEPGGCVIETNLGFIDARIATKLRSIEEVLQKVNSEETA; the protein is encoded by the coding sequence ATGGGACTGATCAAGCGCGACCAACTGGAAGAGCGGGGAGTGCTCGTTATCGAGCGCGCCCCGGTTGAGCTTCCCAAGCGGGAGCACCGCGTCGCCCCGGTGGCGGCCACGCTGGCCGGGATCACGGCTGATGACCTCCCCAGGGCCAAAAGCGAAGCGCAGAAACTGATCGAGGATGCTTATAACGAGGCGAACGAACTGCGCGAGCAGGCCAAGGAAGAAGGGCGCCTGGCGGGCCGGGAAGAAGCCGCCTCCCGGATCGAGGAAGCGCTGGCCACTTTAAATGCCGCGGTCACGGAGCGCAAAAAGATCATCAAAGACGCGGAGAGCGAGCTTCTCCGCCTCTCCCTCAAGATCGCCGAACAGATCATCCGCTCCGAGGTCTCCATGCACCGCGACGTGACGCTCAATATCGTTTCCGAAGCGATCAGCCGCGTTTCCGACCGGGAACAGATCATTGTCCGGGTCAATCGCGAAGACGCCGAATACATCAAGCGCTACAAGGACCGCCTCTCCGGGATGCTCGACGGCGTCAAGAGTTTTTCCGTGATCGAAGATGCCAACATCGAGCCGGGCGGCTGCGTCATTGAGACCAACCTCGGCTTTATCGACGCCCGCATCGCGACCAAACTGCGCTCGATCGAAGAAGTGCTCCAGAAGGTCAACTCGGAAGAGACGGCATGA
- the fliF gene encoding flagellar basal-body MS-ring/collar protein FliF: MAEPGGFDLRRLLLTAGVLAVVIFSVLFFIFRSCAPGGPTARKPGYTVIYSNLELKDAANVITRLKELDIQYEIRDDGRAIAVQKEKADLARMGLAEKNLPTGGSVGWEIFNEARLGATDFDRRIQLIRAISGELGRTIRQIKGVDDCRVQVVIPETKLFAATTAPVTAAVLLRLRPGFVLAPEKINGIVYLVASSVENLQPENVTVVDDTGRILTVRPMVPIAKPAAMAPPPAESLAEMVTPETPANAPEIILTKVRPVSPEVTVAKTGPVNITAEAQARLEAKLTQLATLSAEERIILKVQTKKELEQDLSGKAQELVNRFYPINSIIVKVALDVKPAKDNELKSKELKVKRVNAIVLIDNRVDFSANLKMATFSTIAAAIGYNKKRGDKIIIQRVPFHLATPAPEIVIKNPIRPAGVATPAAPGRGLSFLTFRRIVWLSGGLVVLIIFVWLAAAWRRGRSSSQAALSAPSVAAPEGAPGPRGGKLEQMRTMAENNPEQIAELMKKWLSE; this comes from the coding sequence ATGGCGGAACCAGGCGGTTTTGACCTGCGCCGATTATTGCTGACGGCCGGGGTGTTGGCTGTGGTCATTTTTTCGGTCCTCTTCTTTATTTTTCGCAGCTGCGCCCCCGGCGGGCCGACGGCGAGAAAACCCGGTTATACCGTCATCTATTCCAACCTGGAATTAAAAGATGCCGCCAATGTTATTACCCGCCTTAAAGAATTGGACATCCAGTACGAGATCAGGGACGACGGGCGCGCCATTGCCGTGCAAAAAGAAAAGGCCGATTTGGCGCGCATGGGCCTGGCCGAGAAGAACTTGCCGACCGGCGGCTCTGTCGGCTGGGAGATCTTCAATGAGGCGCGGCTCGGCGCGACCGATTTTGACCGGCGGATCCAGCTGATCAGGGCGATCTCCGGTGAACTGGGCCGGACCATCCGCCAGATCAAAGGGGTCGATGATTGCCGGGTCCAGGTGGTCATCCCGGAAACCAAACTTTTTGCCGCCACCACGGCGCCGGTGACCGCGGCGGTCTTGCTCCGGCTTCGCCCCGGTTTTGTCCTGGCGCCGGAAAAGATCAACGGGATCGTTTACCTGGTGGCCAGCAGTGTGGAGAACCTCCAACCGGAGAATGTTACCGTGGTCGACGACACCGGCCGGATCCTGACCGTCCGCCCGATGGTGCCGATCGCCAAGCCGGCCGCCATGGCGCCGCCGCCGGCCGAGAGCCTGGCGGAGATGGTCACCCCGGAAACACCGGCCAACGCGCCGGAGATCATTCTGACCAAGGTCCGGCCGGTCAGTCCGGAAGTCACGGTCGCCAAGACCGGGCCGGTCAACATTACCGCCGAAGCGCAGGCCAGGCTGGAGGCGAAACTGACCCAACTGGCGACCCTCTCGGCCGAAGAAAGGATCATCCTCAAGGTCCAGACCAAGAAAGAACTGGAACAGGATCTCTCCGGCAAGGCGCAGGAACTGGTCAACCGTTTCTATCCAATTAACAGCATCATTGTCAAAGTGGCCCTCGACGTCAAACCGGCCAAGGATAACGAGCTCAAATCGAAAGAGCTGAAAGTCAAGCGGGTCAACGCCATCGTCCTGATCGACAACCGCGTCGATTTCAGCGCGAACTTGAAGATGGCGACCTTCTCGACTATCGCGGCCGCCATCGGTTATAACAAGAAACGCGGCGACAAGATAATCATCCAGCGGGTGCCGTTCCACCTGGCGACGCCGGCGCCGGAGATCGTGATCAAGAACCCGATCAGGCCGGCCGGGGTGGCCACGCCCGCGGCGCCGGGCCGCGGATTATCTTTCCTGACCTTTCGCCGGATCGTTTGGTTGAGCGGCGGCCTGGTCGTCTTGATCATTTTTGTCTGGCTGGCCGCGGCTTGGCGCCGCGGGCGTTCTTCCAGCCAAGCGGCGCTTTCCGCGCCGAGCGTGGCCGCTCCGGAAGGGGCCCCGGGGCCGCGTGGCGGAAAGCTTGAGCAAATGCGGACCATGGCGGAGAATAATCCTGAACAGATCGCCGAACTTATGAAAAAATGGTTGAGTGAATAA
- a CDS encoding flagellar hook-basal body complex protein FliE: protein MVQAIGPINADLRLAQLLGDGDLLAQAPPSVGWPTPAAPPAATKTEFSGNAFDDMLARAIDSLNDISKTEAYANQLIDKYTRGQAELQDVMVAQAKMTVATQLAVTTVNAAVNTLKEITQMQI from the coding sequence ATGGTGCAAGCGATCGGCCCGATCAACGCAGATCTGAGATTGGCCCAATTGTTGGGGGACGGTGACCTTTTGGCCCAGGCGCCACCCTCGGTCGGCTGGCCGACGCCGGCTGCCCCGCCCGCCGCCACCAAGACGGAATTCAGCGGCAACGCTTTTGACGACATGCTGGCCCGGGCGATCGACTCGTTGAACGATATCAGCAAGACAGAGGCTTATGCCAACCAGCTGATCGACAAGTATACCCGGGGACAGGCGGAGCTCCAGGATGTGATGGTCGCCCAGGCCAAGATGACCGTGGCGACCCAGTTGGCGGTCACGACCGTGAATGCGGCCGTCAACACGCTCAAAGAGATCACCCAGATGCAGATCTAA
- the flgC gene encoding flagellar basal body rod protein FlgC, whose translation MGLDQALEISVSGVEAQRRTMELISSNIANISTTRTIYGGPYRRRIALLSEKPLSFKDELARAEGKLAPGLSGGGVSVLDVVEDQTAFQKVYNPGHPDADPQGNVLMPNVNMATEMVDMVYVSKLYEANITAFNATKKMMQDTLQLQ comes from the coding sequence ATGGGTCTTGACCAAGCCCTGGAGATCAGCGTTTCCGGAGTAGAGGCCCAGCGCCGGACCATGGAATTGATCTCTTCCAACATAGCTAATATCAGCACGACCAGGACGATCTATGGCGGACCCTATCGCCGGCGGATCGCCCTTCTCTCGGAGAAACCGCTCTCCTTCAAGGATGAGCTGGCCCGGGCGGAGGGGAAACTGGCCCCCGGCCTAAGCGGAGGCGGGGTTTCCGTGCTGGATGTGGTCGAGGACCAGACTGCTTTCCAGAAGGTTTACAATCCCGGCCATCCCGACGCCGATCCCCAGGGGAATGTGCTGATGCCGAACGTCAACATGGCGACCGAAATGGTCGACATGGTCTATGTCTCAAAACTTTACGAGGCGAACATAACCGCCTTTAACGCGACCAAGAAGATGATGCAGGACACGTTACAATTACAGTAG
- a CDS encoding flagellar basal body protein, with protein sequence MTVNPVGLFDETFGNLEKAMTVATRRQAVLADNIANAKTPGYRPKDFDSELMQAVERQDQKQVNLEQEMALLTENSVKYSAYLKMMTGKLGLLKSIVTQGRR encoded by the coding sequence ATGACGGTTAACCCGGTCGGTTTATTTGACGAGACGTTCGGTAACCTGGAAAAAGCGATGACGGTCGCGACCAGGCGGCAGGCCGTCCTGGCCGATAATATCGCCAATGCCAAGACCCCCGGCTACCGGCCGAAAGATTTTGACTCGGAGTTGATGCAAGCGGTCGAGCGGCAGGACCAGAAGCAGGTCAACCTGGAGCAGGAAATGGCTTTATTGACGGAAAACTCGGTCAAATATTCGGCCTATCTGAAGATGATGACGGGGAAGTTAGGCCTACTTAAGTCGATCGTGACGCAGGGAAGGAGGTAG
- a CDS encoding sigma-70 family RNA polymerase sigma factor has protein sequence MTKPPAKTIKVVTTHGSVEAYLPLVHSIASMVSGKGLPPNIEYDDLVSDGTVGLMKAWDNFDPKRGVKFETYASYRVRGEILDGLKNYNPVPYRVQVMVRDLAKRGVKSVTSRKDQEDDEFLAKKELSEEEFKHALKRIKKIVSASALMYLLSIEEMGATGVEPQVTGDVTPESEADFSELKERIRGAVFDLPPLQRQVVELFFHKGVNQKTIAEKLNLSRPKVCRVLAKAIEGLKKKVK, from the coding sequence GTGACGAAACCTCCAGCCAAAACAATAAAAGTTGTGACGACGCACGGTTCGGTCGAAGCGTACCTGCCGCTCGTCCATTCGATCGCTTCCATGGTTTCCGGCAAGGGGTTGCCGCCCAACATCGAGTATGATGACCTGGTGTCCGACGGGACGGTCGGCTTGATGAAGGCCTGGGATAACTTTGACCCGAAGCGGGGCGTTAAGTTCGAGACCTATGCCTCTTACCGGGTCAGAGGCGAGATACTCGACGGCTTGAAGAACTATAACCCGGTGCCGTACCGGGTCCAGGTGATGGTCCGCGATCTGGCCAAAAGAGGGGTCAAGTCGGTCACCAGCCGCAAAGACCAGGAGGACGATGAGTTCCTGGCGAAAAAAGAACTGTCAGAAGAAGAGTTCAAGCACGCCCTCAAGCGGATCAAAAAGATCGTTTCCGCTTCGGCGCTAATGTACTTACTGTCGATCGAGGAGATGGGGGCGACCGGGGTGGAGCCGCAGGTGACGGGTGATGTTACTCCGGAATCGGAAGCCGATTTCAGCGAGCTGAAAGAGCGGATCCGCGGCGCGGTCTTCGACCTGCCGCCGCTGCAGCGCCAGGTTGTTGAGCTCTTTTTCCATAAAGGGGTCAACCAGAAGACCATCGCGGAGAAGTTGAACCTTTCCCGGCCCAAGGTCTGCCGCGTCCTGGCCAAGGCGATCGAAGGATTGAAAAAGAAGGTAAAATGA
- a CDS encoding flagellar basal body P-ring protein FlgI has product MREFFANGWRLAVVSCLLLIVSSSAAFAAAPPARLKDIAFILGARENQLMGFGLVVGLNNTGDKSQTGFTQQALTNLLSRMGVVPQSIDFKSRNVAAVMVTAVLPPFAKPGQKLDVTVSSVGDSISLQGGTLLITPLQGADDQIYSVAQGSLLVGVDPGSPSVPYAKQRQVTVGRIPGGALVEKEVPVTLVGKGGVTIVLNSADFTTANRVVAAVKRAGLDATATDGGTIVVPYAGEDTVALISRLENLTVTPDTIAKIVINERTGTIVIGENVSIAPVAVTYGGIDVYISNISLFSQGTGDFDAPQDDVTYHASSQAKLKRKEGQLKVIPAAPTLSRLVRALNAIGASPKDLVAIIQAMKRAGAIKAELEVI; this is encoded by the coding sequence ATGCGTGAGTTTTTCGCTAATGGCTGGCGACTGGCGGTCGTTAGTTGTTTGTTGTTAATTGTTAGTTCTTCCGCGGCTTTTGCCGCGGCGCCGCCGGCCCGGCTTAAAGATATCGCTTTTATCCTGGGGGCGAGAGAGAACCAGCTGATGGGTTTCGGCCTGGTCGTCGGCCTCAATAATACCGGCGACAAGAGCCAGACCGGCTTTACCCAGCAGGCTTTGACCAACTTGCTTTCCCGCATGGGGGTCGTGCCGCAATCGATCGATTTCAAGTCGCGTAACGTGGCGGCCGTGATGGTGACGGCAGTTCTCCCTCCGTTCGCCAAGCCTGGCCAAAAACTCGACGTCACCGTCTCTTCGGTCGGCGACTCGATCTCACTGCAAGGGGGGACCTTGCTGATCACGCCGTTGCAGGGGGCTGATGACCAGATCTACTCTGTCGCCCAGGGAAGCCTGCTGGTCGGGGTCGATCCGGGTTCGCCCAGCGTCCCCTATGCCAAGCAGCGCCAGGTCACGGTCGGACGGATCCCGGGCGGGGCTCTGGTCGAAAAAGAAGTCCCTGTTACCCTGGTCGGCAAGGGGGGCGTGACCATTGTCCTCAACAGCGCCGACTTTACCACGGCCAACCGGGTGGTGGCGGCGGTCAAGCGGGCCGGACTGGACGCGACCGCCACGGATGGCGGGACCATCGTCGTCCCTTACGCCGGCGAGGATACCGTCGCCCTGATCTCGCGGCTGGAGAACCTGACCGTGACCCCTGATACCATCGCCAAGATCGTGATCAACGAGCGGACCGGGACGATCGTCATCGGGGAGAATGTCTCGATCGCGCCGGTCGCCGTGACCTATGGCGGGATCGACGTCTACATCAGCAATATCTCGCTCTTTTCCCAGGGGACGGGCGATTTCGACGCGCCGCAGGATGATGTGACCTATCATGCTTCCAGCCAGGCGAAGTTGAAGAGGAAAGAGGGACAACTCAAGGTGATCCCGGCGGCACCGACCCTCTCCAGACTGGTCCGGGCCTTGAACGCGATCGGCGCTTCACCGAAAGACCTGGTCGCCATCATCCAGGCGATGAAAAGAGCCGGGGCGATCAAAGCTGAATTGGAGGTCATCTGA
- a CDS encoding flagellar basal body L-ring protein FlgH: protein MKKFLAVSCLLLIVSGAVLADAIWNENSASPYSTQKAYKVGDIINIIILESSSAKNLAGTTSNVKDDLSAKLTHTLQRLTPIIGANTQVSGAVSNRYAGDGATSRGSNVTARIAAWVTEVLPNGNLAIKGVHKVEVNDEMQAIGLTGTVRPKDISGANTIYSYQVANANLMVKGTGAVGDASAPGWLTRIFNWLF, encoded by the coding sequence ATGAAAAAGTTTTTGGCCGTAAGCTGTCTGCTGTTGATCGTCAGCGGCGCGGTTCTGGCTGACGCGATCTGGAACGAGAACAGCGCGTCCCCGTATTCGACCCAAAAAGCTTACAAGGTCGGCGACATTATCAACATCATCATCCTGGAAAGCTCGAGCGCGAAGAACCTGGCGGGGACCACGTCGAACGTCAAGGATGATTTGAGCGCCAAATTGACCCACACCCTGCAGCGCCTGACCCCGATCATCGGCGCCAATACCCAGGTGAGCGGCGCGGTCTCTAACCGCTATGCCGGCGACGGGGCGACCAGCCGGGGGAGCAATGTGACCGCCCGGATCGCGGCCTGGGTGACCGAGGTGCTGCCGAACGGCAACCTGGCGATCAAAGGTGTCCACAAAGTGGAAGTCAATGATGAAATGCAGGCGATCGGCCTGACTGGGACGGTCCGGCCCAAAGATATCAGCGGGGCCAACACCATCTACTCTTATCAGGTCGCTAATGCCAACTTGATGGTCAAGGGGACCGGCGCGGTCGGCGACGCCAGCGCTCCGGGCTGGTTGACCAGGATATTCAATTGGCTTTTCTAA
- the flgA gene encoding flagellar basal body P-ring formation chaperone FlgA produces MRLEVNAARALDNPEAKVTAVIKEFILAKNPAWSPTEIKVTYKTAAKTFAQLADLPADAQFKILEAYPEFKPAGNVIFPLQATSVTGSVKFLLRAKVEVLKPIAAAAKLIKKGQKIEAADLSWVERDVALLPQKYFIAPEQLQALEAKIAIPENSTIFEWMVGPPPLVRGGQEVILVANAAGLTVKARGQALSDGYLDELIQVKRLDANKVLKGKVISAAEVEVNVE; encoded by the coding sequence TTGAGGTTGGAGGTTAATGCCGCTAGGGCGTTAGATAACCCGGAAGCCAAGGTTACGGCGGTCATCAAGGAGTTTATCCTGGCCAAAAATCCGGCCTGGTCGCCAACCGAGATCAAAGTGACCTATAAAACGGCCGCCAAGACCTTTGCCCAGTTAGCCGACCTCCCGGCTGACGCCCAGTTCAAGATATTGGAGGCTTATCCCGAATTCAAACCGGCCGGCAATGTTATTTTTCCCTTGCAGGCGACCTCCGTCACCGGCAGCGTCAAGTTCCTCCTCCGGGCCAAGGTCGAGGTCCTCAAGCCGATAGCGGCGGCCGCGAAACTTATTAAAAAAGGACAAAAGATCGAGGCCGCTGATTTGAGCTGGGTAGAGCGCGATGTCGCCCTCCTGCCGCAAAAATATTTTATCGCCCCGGAGCAGTTGCAGGCGCTGGAAGCCAAGATCGCTATTCCCGAGAACAGTACCATTTTTGAGTGGATGGTCGGCCCGCCGCCCTTGGTGCGCGGCGGCCAGGAAGTGATACTGGTCGCGAACGCGGCCGGGTTGACGGTCAAGGCGAGAGGCCAGGCCCTGTCCGACGGCTACCTTGACGAGCTGATCCAGGTCAAACGTCTCGACGCCAACAAAGTACTCAAAGGGAAGGTCATTTCAGCGGCGGAAGTAGAGGTGAATGTCGAATGA
- the flgG gene encoding flagellar basal-body rod protein FlgG has protein sequence MFQPLYVAATGLSAMQDEILNITNNLANAKTVAFKKSRAEMESLFFVEKSFKDTLSDAMSGIDQPPVNVEHGTGVRVAATPKDFSQGAIEVTNNALDLAIQGEGFFQVKMADGTMAYSRAGNFHLDNERNIVDPNGRMLEPAIQIPEGTTSVVIRQDGTILVSIDNATEQNEVGQLALARFTNPAGLRSLGQNLYTATEASGDPAISAPNQSGYGSVNQFSVEQSNVDVISEMMKMVMVQRVFDTVTKAVSSYEGMLAKLEQMKQ, from the coding sequence ATGTTCCAACCGCTTTATGTCGCGGCGACCGGCCTCTCGGCGATGCAGGATGAGATCCTGAACATTACCAATAACCTGGCCAACGCCAAAACGGTCGCTTTCAAGAAGTCGCGCGCGGAGATGGAGAGCCTCTTTTTTGTCGAGAAGAGTTTCAAGGATACGCTTAGTGACGCGATGTCGGGGATAGACCAGCCGCCGGTCAATGTTGAGCACGGCACCGGGGTTCGCGTCGCCGCCACCCCCAAGGATTTTTCCCAGGGGGCGATCGAGGTGACCAATAATGCCCTTGACCTGGCCATCCAGGGGGAGGGATTTTTTCAAGTGAAAATGGCCGACGGGACGATGGCCTACAGCCGGGCCGGCAACTTTCATCTGGACAATGAGCGGAACATAGTTGACCCGAACGGCCGGATGCTCGAACCGGCCATCCAGATACCGGAGGGGACGACCTCGGTCGTTATCCGGCAGGATGGGACGATCCTCGTCTCGATCGACAACGCGACCGAACAGAACGAGGTCGGCCAGCTGGCTTTGGCCAGGTTCACCAATCCGGCCGGCTTGCGTTCGCTGGGCCAAAATTTATATACGGCGACCGAGGCCTCGGGTGATCCGGCGATCAGTGCGCCGAACCAATCCGGTTACGGCTCGGTCAACCAGTTCTCGGTCGAACAGAGCAACGTCGACGTTATTTCGGAAATGATGAAGATGGTCATGGTCCAGAGGGTCTTTGATACCGTGACCAAAGCGGTCTCGAGCTATGAAGGGATGCTGGCCAAGCTGGAGCAGATGAAACAATAA